The Streptomyces sp. DG1A-41 genomic sequence GCAGTCAGAGGTTGCATCACCGGCATCAGAACGCGGAGCACGAGACGCACGCACGGGGAGCGCATATGCACATCAGGGGCGACCACGCCGAGCTGGTCGTCGGGGGCCGCCTCGACGTCCGGAGCGCGGCGGACGCCCGTACGGTCCTGCACTCGGCCGTCGACGACGGAGTCGGCGACCTGGTGCTGGACCTGTCCGAACTGGACTCCTGGGACGCCACCGGACTCGGTGTGATCATGGGGGCTCACCGGCGGGCCGGCCGCTGCGGCCGGCGCCTGGTCCTGCGCGGCGTGCCGCCGCAGATGCAGCGCCTGCTGGTGGCCACCCGCCTGCACCGGATCCTGGCGATCGAGGGGGGCAACGGGGTGGAGACACTGCCTCGCGTGTGACGTCTTGTGCGGGTGTGAACCGGGAGACCGGGGAGACCCGGACGGACGTCGTCGAATCGTGCGACGCGCACAATCCTCACGAGACCGTGACGTCTCGGACGGCGCGGTACCCCGGACTGTCGTAGATACTGTGCGAAGGTTTAGGGTTCGGCTGCCCGCTGCCTTGAAACCCTATCTGCGGGCCCGGACCAGAAGCGACAGCGCGGTGTGCAGCAAGGCCGGGAGGGCTTTTCAGAGCACACACACGCTTTTGGGGGGCTTTGACCTATGGACCCGAACACCCGGGGACCCGAGGAGTACGGCCGCGACGGCGACGATCAGTCGCCGCGCCAGCGCCCGCCCAGGGAATCCCTCACACCCGATTTCAGCCAGCACGCGCCCGCGCTCGCCCGCACGGTGCAACTGGTCTCCGGCGACTTCCTGCTGACCGTCAACCCCGTCGACGGCAGCGAGATAGAAGCCTGCCCGCCCGCCGAACGGCCCGCCAGACCGTCGAAGCTCAGCGCCGCGGAGCGCGCCGAGGCCGAGCGCGCGGCCCGGCCGCCCGTCCCGCCCGGCCCCGCGCGGCCCAGCCTGCCGCTGCTGGCCCGCCAGGACGAGCGCGAGCGACTGGTGCGCCTGCTCGCCCGTGGCCGCTCGGTCCGCCTCACCA encodes the following:
- a CDS encoding STAS domain-containing protein, coding for MHIRGDHAELVVGGRLDVRSAADARTVLHSAVDDGVGDLVLDLSELDSWDATGLGVIMGAHRRAGRCGRRLVLRGVPPQMQRLLVATRLHRILAIEGGNGVETLPRV